One window of Pyrus communis chromosome 12, drPyrComm1.1, whole genome shotgun sequence genomic DNA carries:
- the LOC137709896 gene encoding cation/H(+) antiporter 2-like: MEATHKFVCQDDLVNPLSSMGMQVACILVISHFFHILLKALGQPGPIAQILAGLVLGPSGLSNISEIKEFFFQASAAEYYEMFGFFCRILFMFLFGLEIDIAYIRHNLRIVCIVAYGGASVGGIFGLVASFFISKHLMAENAKLNASFVFCIMLLVAYTSSPVVNRLGAELRFSTSDIGRLAASAAMVVELTCLLVFNLIIAFSKVTNIRDGFLILLGMVPILFGFKYLAVWLNKRTNKQKYLRNPEVFLILSILIAGSMIIEMRMFNSVIACFVAGMVFPKEGKTARTLLHKLTYSVHNFVLPVYFGYIGFQFDASHLKSWRNVLIVFILVLLSLSSKIGGTLAVCHYLKIPPNEGLFLGFVLSLKGHADILFVGSASKALVTWNPTAYNLLLMTIVINTVISGPVVALLMKREERLFTHTHTSLGFELEKPDQSELRLLACVYGPRHMSAILSVIASMRGSQTASIMPYMAHLIELNRKRRTNVSYHELEADEMSDEEEYGGNDVLEIHAAVDAFTAETRILINLNKAVSTVSNLHEDVCSAAEDLRATIILLPFHKHQRIDGKMESGKEAVRTTNQKILRHAPSSVGIIVEKGLAGALGFSQLFTVDVVQHVATLFFGGPDDREAIAWSTRIANHPRVNLTVIRFLPAESSNTRNMKVENELGNNDIEVFMALSSLETGNDIDNAFLNDFYNGYVASGKVGYVEKQVNNGAETVAALRDIGDLYSLFIVGKGGRGHSPLTTELSDWEECPELGTVGDLLASSDLNINGSILVVQQHRNSKKNLIDD, from the exons ATGGAGGCTACTCACAAATTCGTATGCCAAGACGATTTGGTCAACCCTTTATCCTCCATGGGCATGCAAGTAGCTTGCATCCTTGTCATCTCACATTTCTTTCACATTCTTCTCAAGGCCTTGGGACAACCAGGCCCCATTGCTCAGATTCTT GCTGGTTTGGTGTTGGGTCCGTCAGGGTTGTCTAATATTTCTGAAATAAAAGAATTCTTCTTTCAAGCTTCTGCTGCAGAATACTACGAGATGTTCGGGTTCTTCTGCCGGATTCTCTTCATGTTCCTATTCGGTTTGGAGATAGACATTGCTTATATACGCCACAACCTACGCATTGTGTGTATCGTTGCCTACGGTGGTGCCTCAGTAGGCGGCATTTTTGGCCTTGTTGCCTCCTTCTTTATCTCCAAGCACTTAATGGCTGAAAATGCCAAACTGAACGCTAGTTTCGTTTTTTGCATCATGTTACTTGTAGCGTACACATCTTCACCAGTTGTCAATCGCTTAGGAGCAGAGTTAAGGTTTTCAACTTCTGACATTGGTCGCTTGGCAGCATCTGCAGCTATGGTCGTCGAACTTACCTGCTTACTTGTTTTCAATTTGATCATCGCGTTCTCAAAAGTTACTAATATACGGGATGGCTTCTTGATCCTCCTAGGCATGGTTCCAATACTTTTTGGGTTCAAGTACTTGGCAGTCTGGTTGAACAAACGAACCAATAAGCAAAAGTACCTCAGAAACCCCGAGGTGTTTCTCATTTTATCTATTCTAATAGCTGGTTCAATGATCATTGAAATGCGCATGTTTAACAGTGTGATAGCTTGTTTTGTTGCCGGCATGGTGTTCCCCAAGGAAGGCAAAACGGCAAGAACTTTGTTGCACAAACTTACTTACTCTGTCCACAACTTTGTACTCCCAGTTTACTTCGGCTATATTGGCTTCCAATTTGATGCGAGTCATTTGAAAAGCTGGAGAAATGTACTGATTGTGTTCATACTTGTGCTGTTGAGCCTCAGTAGCAAGATTGGTGGAACTCTTGCGGTTTGCCACTATTTGAAGATTCCACCAAACGAGGGGCTTTTCCTTGGTTTTGTCTTGAGCTTGAAGGGACATGCTGATATCTTGTTTGTTGGCAGCGCCTCAAAGGCACTAGTT ACTTGGAACCCGACGGCTTACAACTTGTTACTAATGACAATAGTGATTAACACCGTAATATCAGGGCCAGTTGTGGCTTTGTTaatgaaaagagaagaaagactCTTCACTCATACACACACATCCCTTGGCTTTGAGCTGGAAAAGCCCGATCAGAGTGAGCTTCGACTGCTGGCCTGTGTGTACGGCCCTCGCCACATGTCAGCCATACTCTCGGTCATCGCCTCAATGCGGGGCTCCCAAACAGCCTCCATCATGCCCTACATGGCCCACCTGATCGAGCTGAATCGGAAACGCCGCACCAACGTGTCGTATCACGAGCTGGAGGCCGACGAAATGAGCGACGAAGAAGAGTACGGTGGAAACGATGTGCTCGAAATCCACGCAGCTGTGGATGCCTTCACTGCTGAGACTCGAATACTAATCAACCTCAATAAGGCCGTCTCGACAGTGTCGAATTTGCATGAGGACGTGTGCAGCGCTGCCGAGGACTTGCGTGCGACTATCATTTTATTGCCCTTTCACAAGCATCAAAGAATCGACGGGAAAATGGAATCTGGAAAAGAGGCGGTGCGGACGACAAACCAAAAAATTCTTCGTCATGCTCCGAGTTCCGTTGGGATTATTGTCGAAAAGGGGCTTGCTGGGGCGCTAGGGTTTTCGCAGTTGTTCACGGTGGACGTTGTGCAACATGTTGCAACCCTCTTCTTTGGCGGACCGGATGACCGCGAGGCGATTGCTTGGAGTACAAGGATCGCGAATCATCCTAGAGTTAATTTGACAGTGATTAGGTTTCTGCCAGCAGAATCATCGAATACGAGGAATATGAAGGTGGAGAATGAACTGGGGAATAATGACATTGAAGTTTTCATGGCTTTGTCGAGTTTAGAAACCGGGAATGACATTGACAATGCTTTTCTCAATGACTTTTATAATGG GTATGTGGCATCAGGTAAAGTTGGGTATGTTGAAAAGCAGGTGAACAATGGAGCAGAAACAGTGGCAGCTCTAAGAGACATAGGGGACTTGTATTCTCTTTTTATAGTAGGGAAGGGTGGACGAGGACACTCTCCATTGACAACTGAACTAAGTGACTGGGAAGAGTGCCCTGAATTGGGAACCGTTGGGGATCTCTTGGCTTCTTCAGATCTTAATATCAATGGTTCAATTTTGGTCGTTCAACAACATAGGAATTCTAAGAAAAACCTTATAGATGATTAG
- the LOC137710696 gene encoding glutamate--cysteine ligase, chloroplastic-like, with product MVLLSQTGSSYCIRTKLFRYKSGQTVVFSRANNIEASKLKENSIGFSSVSYSSSRKTQILHIDNAGVGQKRGHGVIVAASPPTEDAVIATEPLTKEDLVAYLASGCKSKEKWRIGTEHEKFGFELKTLRPIKYEQIAELLNVISERFDWEKVMEGDKIIGLKQGKQSISLEPGGQFELSGAPLATLHQTCAEVNSHLYQVKAITEEMGIGFLGIGFQPKWGLKDIPIMPKGRYDIMRNYMPKVGTLGLDMMFRTCTVQVNLDFSSEADMIRKFRAGLALQPIATALFANSPFTEGKPNGFLSMRSQIWTDTDNNRAGMLPFVFDDSFGFEQYVDYALDVPMYFVYRNKKYIDCTGMTFRDFLAGKLPCIPGELPTLNDWENHLTTIFPEVRLKRYLEMRGADGGPWRRLCALPAFWVGILYDEVSLQNVLDLTADWTPEERQMLRNKVPITGLKTPFRDGLLKHVAQDVVKLARDGLERRGFKETGFLNEVAEVVRTGVTPAEKLLELYNGKWGQQMDPVFEELLY from the exons ATGGTACTCCTTTCACAGACGGGTTCATCATACTGCATCCGTACTAAGCTATTTCGGTATAAATCTGGACAAACTGTGGTTTTCAGTAGGGCAAACAATATAGAGGCGTCCAAGTTGAAAGAAAATTCCATTGGCTTCTCTTCTgtgtcatattcttcttctaGGAAGACACAGATTTTGCATATAGACAATGCAGGAGTAGGACAGAAACGAGGGCATGGTGTGATAGTTGCTGCCAGTCCTCCAACAGAAGATGCAGTAATTGCTACTGAGCCACTAACGAAAGAGGATCTTGTAGCATATCTTGCCTCTGGATGcaagtctaaggaaaaatggaG AATTGGCACAGAGCACGAGAAATTTGGTTTTGAGCTGAAGACCTTACGTCCTATAAAATATGAACAAATAGCCGAGTTGCTTAATGTTATTTCCGAGAGATTTGATTGGGAAAAAGTTATGGAAGGCGACAAAATTATTGGACTCAAACAG GGTAAGCAAAGCATATCACTGGAGCCTGGAGGTCAATTTGAACTTAGTGGCGCACCTCTTGCGACACTGCATCAAACTTGTGCTGAAGTCAATTCGCACCTTTATCAG GTCAAAGCAATTACAGAggaaatgggaattggatttCTTGGAATCGGTTTTCAGCCCAAATGGGGACTTAAGGACATACCTATTATGCCCAAG GGAAGATATGATATTATGAGAAATTACATGCCAAAAGTTGGCACCCTTGGACTTGATATGATGTTCAGAACTTGCACTGTACAG GTTAATCTGGACTTCAGTTCTGAAGCAGACATGATAAGGAAATTTCGTGCTGGTCTTGCCTTGCAGCCT ATAGCAACAGCTCTATTCGCAAATTCACCTTTCACTGAAGGAAAGCCAAATGGTTTTCTAAGCATGAGAAG CCAAATTTGGACTGATACGGACAATAATCGCGCTGGCATGCTTCCTTTTGTTTTCGATGACTCTTTTGG GTTTGAGCAGTATGTAGATTATGCTCTTGATGTTCCCATGTACTTTGTTTATCGGAACAAGAAGTATATCGATTGCACTGGAATGACCTTCCGG GACTTTTTGGCAGGGAAGCTTCCTTGCATTCCGGGTGAATTGCCAACCCTGAACGATTGGGagaatcatttgacaactataTTCCCTGAG GTCAGGCTAAAAAGATACTTGGAGATGAGGGGTGCTGATGGAGGGCCTTGGAGGAGATTATGTGCTTTGCCCGCATTTTGG GTAGGTATTTTGTACGACGAGGTTTCCTTACAAAATGTGTTAGACCTTACAGCTGATTGGACCCCTGAAGAAAGACAGATGCTGAGAAATAAG GTCCCCATAACTGGTCTAAAGACGCCATTTCGGGATGGATTGCTCAAGCATGTAGCTCAAGATGTTGTAAAGTTGGCAAGG GATGGCCTGGAAAGACGAGGCTTCAAAGAAACAGGATTCTTGAATGAGGTGGCGGAGGTGGTTAGAACTG GTGTAACACCAGCTGAGAAGCTTTTGGAATTGTACAATGGGAAATGGGGACAACAGATGGACCCTGTTTTCGAGGAGCTACTCTACTGA